A stretch of Gossypium hirsutum isolate 1008001.06 chromosome A06, Gossypium_hirsutum_v2.1, whole genome shotgun sequence DNA encodes these proteins:
- the LOC107962719 gene encoding probable 3-hydroxyisobutyrate dehydrogenase-like 1, mitochondrial: MRSLSYLLGSLSRYFPHSQSSSTPHLTFLLRSMATSAAAGPINPSNTRLGWIGTGVMGRSMCAHLINAGYSLTVFNRTLSKAQPLVDMGARLAQTPHDLAAQSDVVFSIVGYPSDVLQVLLDPFNGALSGLRPGGILVDMTTSEPSLAVEISTAASSKNCSSIDAPVSGGDRGAKNGTLAIFAGGDEAIVNRLNPIFTLMGKVNYMGPSGKGQFAKLANQITIASTMVGLVEGIIYAHKAGLNVASFLDAISTGAAGSKSLDLYGSRILKRDFDPGFFVNHFVKDLGICLKECQNMGLALPGLALAQQLYLSLKAHGEGNLGTQALILALERLNNATLGS, translated from the coding sequence ATGCGATCACTGTCCTATCTACTTGGCTCACTCTCACGATACTTTCCCCATTCTCAATCGTCATCTACTCCTCACCTCACCTTTCTCCTCCGCAGCATGGCCACTTCCGCCGCTGCCGGTCCCATTAACCCATCCAACACTCGCCTTGGATGGATTGGGACTGGCGTCATGGGTCGATCCATGTGTGCTCATCTGATCAACGCTGGCTACTCTCTCACCGTCTTCAACCGTACCCTTTCCAAAGCCCAACCCCTCGTTGACATGGGTGCCCGCCTAGCCCAAACACCTCACGACCTCGCTGCCCAATCCGATGTCGTTTTCTCCATCGTCGGTTACCCTTCCGACGTCCTCCAGGTCCTACTCGATCCCTTTAACGGAGCCCTCTCTGGCCTCCGTCCCGGCGGCATACTCGTTGACATGACAACATCGGAGCCTTCTCTCGCCGTCGAAATATCCACCGCCGCATCTTCCAAGAACTGCTCCTCAATCGACGCGCCCGTCTCTGGCGGCGACCGAGGTGCCAAGAACGGGACACTCGCGATATTCGCTGGGGGAGACGAAGCCATCGTCAACCGCCTAAACCCCATCTTTACCCTCATGGGAAAAGTTAACTACATGGGGCCTAGCGGGAAAGGCCAATTCGCGAAATTAGCTAACCAAATCACCATAGCATCGACGATGGTGGGATTAGTGGAAGGAATTATTTACGCCCACAAAGCAGGGCTGAATGTGGCGTCGTTTTTGGATGCGATATCGACCGGGGCAGCTGGCTCAAAGTCGTTGGATTTGTACGGGAGCAGGATTTTGAAGAGGGACTTCGATCCTGGTTTCTTCGTGAACCATTTTGTTAAGGATTTGGGGATTTGTTTAAAGGAATGTCAAAACATGGGACTTGCTTTGCCCGGTCTGGCTTTGGCTCAACAGCTTTATTTATCACTTAAGGCTCATGGGGAAGGGAATTTGGGAACCCAAGCTCTGATTTTGGCTTTGGAGAGGCTTAACAACGCGACCCTTGGTTCTTAA